From Amycolatopsis sp. WQ 127309:
CGCGCGGGCCGTGAAGCCGTCCGGGGTCAGCGTGACCGCGTCGATCTCGCACTGGACTCGGCCCGCTGTCCCGCGGACCGTCACGATGCCGTCCAGCAGCCAGCGCGTGCCGTCCTGGCGTGGGTGGCCCTCGGTGAACGTGATCCGTGGGTGCTCGTGGCCGTGCAGGAAGCGGCGGGACTGCAGTTCGGTGTCGCGCAGGCGGTCGCCGGTCGTGAGGCCCGTCGCGTCGATCTCCGCCGTCACCAGCGACGCCGTGACCGGGTCGCCGACGAGCACCGTGCCGCCGGCCAGCGGGAACTCGCCGGTCACCGTCGACACGCCGAACAGGTGCGTGCCGGACACGCCGACCCGGCACCGCGCCGGGTCGAGCCGGTACTCGCCGGGTGGCGGGATCTCGATCATCGGCGCGCCCACATCCGGTTCATCGTGCCCTCCCGCGCGAGCAGCACCTGGGTGACCACCTGGAGCACCACGAAACTCGCGATCGACAGCACCGTATCGAGCCCGGGCACGCTGTCCACCGGGAACGTGTACGCCAGCGCCACGCTCAGCCCGCTGTGCACCAGCCCGCCGACGCCCCAGACCACCGTCAGCACGCGCCAGACCCGGCGGAAGGACGGCGTGTCCGCCCACCGCGCCTCCAGCGTGTCGGCGCGGTGCGGCACCAGCGCCAGCACGGCCTGGTACGTCGTCGGGCGGCGGCCCACCCACAGGCTCGCCAGCATCCAGACGCTGAACAGGATGCTGAACCACGCGCTCCGGACCAGCTGCAGCCGCGCGTCGCCGGTCAGCAGCGACGTCACCAGCCCGATCGCGACGACGAACAGCACGAACAAGCCCATGCCGTCGACCCGCCGGTACCGCAGCGCCAGGTACAGCATCCGCAGTGCCGGCGGGAGGCCGCTGAACGCCAGCGCCCAGATCGGCGCGACGTCGAACGCCCGCAGCAGGTAGTACCCGCCGACCGGCGCGGCGATGTCGCAGAACAGCGCGACGAGCGATTTCCCCATGCCCCGAGCCTCGCGGCCGGGCCGGGCCGGAGCCATCGTCGACCTGGCTCCTACGCATCCACCGTCCGGTTGATGCCGGGGATCAACCGCTTCCGGGTGAGCTTCACGCCGAGCAGCAGGCAGCCGACGGTCAGCGCGGTGTCGAGGAACGGCACGACGTCGACCGGCAGCGTGAACGCCATCAGCACGACGGCACAGCCCAGCAGCACGCCGCCCACGCCCCACCCGAGGGTCACCGTGCGCCACTGCTGCCGGACGCCCTCGTCGGCGGCCCAGCCGGCCTCGAGTTCGGCGGCGCGGGCCGGCTGGAGCGTGCAGATCGCCCGGAACAGGAACGGCCGCCGTCCGACGACCAGGCTCCCCAGCATCAGCCCGCCCAGCAGCAGCCCGACCCAGGCGCTGCGGACCAGCAGCAGCCGCGGGTCGCCGGAGATCAGCGCCACCGCGCCGTTGACCACGAGCACGGCCAGCACGAACGCGCCGATCGGGTCCATCCGGCGGTGCCGCGCCAGGACGTAGCCGGAGCGGATCGCCGGCGGCAGCGCGCTGACCAGCAGCGCCCACAGCGCGTCGACGTCGAAGGAGCGCAGGACGTAGAACAGGGCCATCGGGAGCGCGACGTCGCGCAGGAGCATCGTCAGCCGGGCGCGGTCACTCGAGGTGTTCGTCATGACGACAGTCTGTTTCGACCGCCGTCACGACACATCGGCTCACGGGTCGGGCGCGGATGGAAATCCGGCTCCACCCGCGGGTGGAGGCCCCAGTAGAGATCTCAGATGGGGAGCTTGCGGAAGATCGGCCGCGGGACGTGCCGCAGCGCCGACATCACCAGCCGGAACGGCGCCGGCGCCCACACCAGGTCCTTGCCGGCGCGCGCGGCCGACACGGCGATGTCGGCGACCTGCTCGGCGGTCTGCGCCAGCGGGGCGTCCTTCATGCCCTCGGTCATCTTCGTCTTGACGTGCCCGGGGCGGACGACGGTCACCTTCGCGCCGTGCGGCGCGAGGGCCTCGCCGAGGCCCAGGTAGAAGCCGTCGAAACCGGCCTTGGTCGAGCCGTAGACGAAGTTGGACCGCCGGACGCGCTCACCGGCCACCGACGACAGCGCGATCACCGTGCCGTGGCCCTGGACCTTGAGCTTCTCCGACAGCGCGACGCCGACCGACACCGCGGCCGAGTAGTTCACGGTCGCCAGCTCGACGGCCTTCGCGTGGTCCTGCCACAGCTCCTCGGCGTCGCCGAGCAGGCCGAACGCCACGACCGCGACGTCGATGTCGCCGCCTTCGAACGCCTTGTCCAGCACGCCCGGGTGTGACGCCAGGTCCTTCGCGTCGAAGTCGACGGTCGCGACCTCGGCGCCCTTGTCCTTCAGGCGCTGCGCGGCCGCGTCGAGCCGCGGCGAGGGCCGGGCCGCGAGCACGACCCGCAGCGGCTTCTCGGCCAGGTACTTCTCCGCGATCGCCAGTGCGATGTCGGAGGTGCCGCCGAGCAGCAGCAGGGACTGGGGGTTGCCAACGGCGTCGATCACAGTGCGAGCCTCCGGCTCATGTCAGAGGCGAAAACGCCTTCGGGGTCCACGGCGGCGCGAACCTTGCGCCACTCTTCGAGCCGCGGGTACATCTTCGCGAACGTCTCGGGCGAGGTGCGCGAGTCCTTCGCGGTGTACAACCGCCCGCCGAGTTCGAGAACGTCGTCGTCGAGCTCCTGGCAGAACCGGCTGAGCCCGTCCTTGATCGGGAAGTCGACGCAGACCATCCAGCCGGGGTGCGGGAACGACAGCGGCGCCGCGTTGCCCTCACCCATCCGCTTGAACACGTTGAGGAAGGAGACGTGCCCCGACTCGGCGATCTTCTTGACGATCTTCCGCAGTGGCTCGGCCGCGCCCAGCGGCGTCGAGAACTGGTACTGCAGGAAACCCTTGGAGCCGTAGGCCCGGTTCCACTCGCCGAACATGTCCAGCGGGTGGTAGAAGGCGGTCAGGTTCTGGATGACGCCGTGGGCTTCCTTCGGCGTCTTCCGGTAGTACAGCTCGCCGATCGTGCCGAAGGTCAGCTTGTTCGCCAGCCCGTTCGGGAAGACGTCCGGCAGCGTCGCGAGCTGCGGAGCGTCGAACTTCAGCGGGTTCGCGCGCAGCTTCGGCGGCAGTTCGTCGAGCTTGGCGAGCGAGCCGCGGCCGAAGGCGGCGCGGCCCAGCTTCGAACCGGTGGAGATCGTGTCGAACCACGCCGAGGAGTACGTGTACTTGTCGTCGGAGCCGTTGCTGACCAGCTCGAGCGTCTCGTCGAGGTTGTTCGTGCGCTCGTTGTCGGCGAGGAAGTACGCCGTCTCCGTCTTGGTCATCCGGATCTTGGCCCGGACGATGATCCCGGTCAGGCCGATGCCCGCCACGGTCGCCCAGAACAGCTCGGCGTCCGGGCCTTCCGGCGTCAGCGTGCGGACCTTGCCGTCCGCGGTCACCAGGTCCATCGACACGACGTGGTTGCCGAAGCTGCCCGCGCTGTGGTGGTTCTTGCCGTGGATGTCGTTGGCGATCGCGCCGCCGATCGTCACCTGGCGCGTGCCCGGCAGCACCGGGACCCACAGGCCGTACGGCAGCGCCTCGCGCATCAGCTGGTCCAGGCTCACGCCGGCGTCGAGGTCGACGAGCGCGCTGTCCGGGTCGATCGAGTGGATCCGGTTCAGGGCCGTCATGTCGATGACGAGGCCGCCCGCGTTCTGCGCCGGGTCGCCGTAGGAGCGGCCGAGCCCGCGGGCGATGACACCGCGTTCGCCGGCCTGGGTCACGGCCCGCGCGATGACTTCGACGTCTGCGGTGCTCAGCACGTCGGCGGTGGTCGGTGCCGTCCGCGCCCAGCCCGTGAGCGTGCGACGCTGTGTGTCGAGTCCTGGGGTCACCCGACCAGGGTAGCCACGCCGAACGATGCCCGGAACGTGACCCTGAAGTGCTCGCTTCTACACTTTGCGCATCAAGGCACAAGCGCCCGCGCGGGTGACCATGACTCAGGCAACGAGGTAATGCAGTGGTGGCGACCGATCCGCAAGCCGACATCGCAGCTGCGCAGCCGTCCTCCATCGGACTGCTCGGGCAGCTGATCCGCTTCGCCCTGATCGGTGGCTTCTGCGCCCTGATCGACCTGGGTACGTACACGTTGCTGACCCAGGTGGCCGGGATGGCCGCTTCACCGTGGGTCGACATCGCGCGCGCTATCAGTTTCATCGTGGGCACGACCACGGCGTTCTTCCTGAACCGCAAGTTCACCTTCTCCGGCGGGCGGCGTGACGGGAAGACGCAGGTCGGCTCGTTCGTCCTGCTCTACACCGTGACGTTCTTCGTCGCGGTCGGGGTGAACCAGCTGATGCTGCAGGTGCTGCCGGAGTCCGCGTGGCAGCACACCCTGTGCTGGGCCGTGTCGCAGGCCACCGCCACCGTGATCAATTTCGTGATGCTCAAGTGGGTCGTCTTCCGCGAGCCGTCGACTGAGGAGAACTGAGGAACTTCATGCCCGGTAAAACAGCTACCCCGGCGCCGACCACCACTGCCGGCGCGGCCGCCGAGACGCGGTTCACCGAGCACACTCCGCAGGGTCGCCTGACGGCGCAGCGCGGGCTCTACGCCGGCCCGGCGCCGATCGTCAGCAAGGACCTCTACGCCGAGCTCGAGTGGGGCTCGGCCGTGCGGGAGCGTGCGGCGATCAGCCTCGAGCCCGCCTCCAAGGTGTCGGGCAACACGTACTTCGGGCGGTTCCCGGCCTCCTACTGGCAGCGCTGGACGACCGTCACCGAGGTGTCGGTCGAGGCGGTCGTCACCGGCACCGGGCTGCTGTCGATGGGTGCTTCCGACGTCGAAGGTGAGCCGCGGGTCATCGAGGCCGAGCAGGTCACCGACGTCAAGCAGCACAAGGTCGCCCTCACCGGGAAGCTGGACAAGTTCTACGACGGTGGCGCGCTGTGGCTGGACCTGGAAACCGAAGGCGGCCAGACCCTGCGGGTGGAGCAGGTCCGCTGGACCGTCGAAGCCCCCGACACGATCCGCCCGACCGCGGTCACCATCTGCACCATGAACCGCGCGGATGACTGCCTGAAGAACCTGCAGGCCCTCGCCGCCGACGTGTCGTCGCTGGACACCCTCGACGCGATCTACGTCGCCGACCAGGGCACCGACCTGGTCGAATCCCGCGACGGGTTCGACCAGGTCGTGAAGGACCTCGGGGAGAAGCTGCACTACATCAAGCAGCCCAACCTCGGGGGCGCCGGCGGGTTCACCCGCGGGCTCTACGAGGTCGCCGGGCACACCGCCACCGCCCACGCCAACGTCCTGTTCATGGACGACGACGTCCTTTTGGAGCCGGACCTGGTGATCCGGATGACGGCGTTCTCCAACCGCGCCGCCAACCCGATCATCGTCGGCGGGCAGATGCTGAACCTGTTCCACCCCAACCAGCTCCACGTCGGCGCCGAATACGCGAGGTTGAACACCCTCGAACCCGGTCAGCCGGTCGAGCACTCGCTGACCACCGCGGACCTGCTCGGGGTGGACGAGGAGACGTTGAAGCCGAACCGGCAGGAACGCCGTCTCGACGCCGGCTACAACGGCTGGTGGTCCTGCCTGATCCCCTATGAGGTGGTGCAGGCCACCGGGTATCCGATGCCGTTCTTCTTCCAGTGGGACGACGCCGAGTACTCCTACCGGGCCCGGGCGCACGGTTTCCCGACGGTGACGCTGCCGGGTGCGGGGGTGTGGCACGCGGACTTCCACATGAAGGACTGGGACGAGTGGCACCGCTACTTCAACCTGCGCAACTCCATCATCACCGCCGCCCTGCACTCCCCGTTCAACCTGAACCTGCTCTCCCGTGTCCTGCTCGCGCAGCTGGTGCGGTACCTGCTCGGGATGCAGTACGGGCTGTCGGCGACGTTGATCAAGGCGGTGGAGGACTTCCTCGAAGGCCCTGAGGTCCTGCGCGACGGTGGTGTGGAGGCGATGAAGGAGATCCGCCGGATCCGGGACCAGTACCCGGAGACCAAGCGCCACAAGGCCACCGACGTCCCGGGGATCGCGTCGAACGACATCGGCATCATCAACAGCGCGCCGCGGCCCAGCATGCAGCGCCTGGTGCTGATCAAGCGCGTGCTCGACCGGGTGCTCGGCCGTAGCCGCTTCGGGCTCGGCGCGGTGCCGATCGACGAGGCGAACTGGTGGCACATCGCCCTGTTCGACACGGCGGTCGTCACCGACGCGAACCAGGAAGGCGTCCGCGTCCGCTCCTACGACAAGGTCAAGATGTTCGACCTGGCCAAGCGCGGCGCGAAGGTCGTCCAGCGGCTGCGCAAGGAAGGCGCGGGAGTGCAGGAGCAGTACAAGCGCGCCATGCCGGAACTCACCTCGCGTGAGAACTGGAAGCGCCTGTACAAGCTCTGATCCAGGTGTCCCGAAGGCCGTCTCACGATGCGTCGTGAGGCGGCCTTCGTGCGTCAGGTGTGCATGCCGAAGATGGTGGTCTTCCGGTTGAGGTCGTCGATGTAGGCGGCGGCGACGTGGGCGAAGTTGATCGTCACCTCGGCGTCGTCCTTGGTGGTCACCGTGTCCACCGCGGCGGACTTCACCAGCTGGGGGAGCTTGCCCGCCAGCTTCCCGGATTCTTCGGCGGTCAGTGCGAACAGCAGCGGCTCGCCGCCGGTGGCGAGGTGCAGCACGAGTGCGGGTTTCTGGTCAGCCATGCACCCATCGGACCAGCGGCGATCTTCGCGCGGCAAGCGAGTTCGCTGAGGGCGCAGCGGCTTCGGCGTCCGGCTGCGGTCATCGCGTGCGGTGGACTACCGTTTCCCGGAGATCTGAAACCCGCGGGGGAGATGCAAGCGATGCCACACACGTTCTCGCTGTCGCTGGCGGCGGTGGACATCCTGGTCGAACGCCTCGGTCTCGGCCGCGCGCCGACGCCGTTCGAGGTCCCGCACGTCGGCACGACCGTCGAGCAGCGGGGGATGATCCGCGACGCCGTCGTCCGCGACCTCACCGGGCGTGGGCTGTGGCAGCGTGGCCGCCTCGACGCGGACGCCGAACTGGCGCTGGCCACGTTCGTCCGCGGCAGCCTGACCATCAGCGCGGTCGCCGAGCTGGGCGGCAAGCAGCTCTTCGCCCGCGTCGCCTCCGACGGCCAGTTCGCCGTGCTCGCGAAGCAGGACGAGAACCTCATCGTCTTCGAGGAGGTCCGCCCGACGGGCATCGTCCCGGCGATCGTCGACCTGCTGCCGCTGACCCCGGCCGCGCCCGGCCAGTCGGTCACCATCTCCCGCCCGGCCGAGCAGCCCCGCCAGCAGCGTCGCGACGACGCGTACGACCCCTTCGCCGGCGTCAGCGGCCCGCGCTCGCACAGCGGCGCCGGCGGTCCGCAGGTCCGGATGATCGAGCGCGTCTTCCAGGAGCCGAAGAAGCGCATCGGCCAGTTCACCGCCCAGACCCGCGGCGGCACGTTCCCCCCGCTGGCCTGGTTCGACACGGAGCAGGGCCGCTGGCTGATGTCCTCCCGCCGATCCGACGACGGCCAGCGCTGGATCACCTACGCCCCCGCCGACAACGCCCGCCTGGCCCAGCAGCTGTACGCCCAGCTCGAAGGCCAGTTCTGACCCCTGCGGAACCTCCGGCGGCGGCCACGCGTCACAGGTGAAGATCGGTGAACGGCAGTTGCGCAGGGTACCCGGCTAGTAGACTCCCGGGTGCACACGCACGGGCGAAGCGATACGGGGTGGAATAGCGATGTTGATAGCCGACGGCGGCGGAGGCGGCTCGTTCGCGGACATAGTCAACCCGCTCTCCTCGGGCAGCATGAGCGAAGCCGTGAAGAGCGTCACGGCGGAGACCCAGAAGCTGGTCGACGCCGCGAAGAGCGGCGGCTTCAAGATCACCCCCGAAGGCGTCAAGCCGATCCGGGACGCGCTGACCGAGCTGGTCAACGACCTCGACGCGTTGGGCTTCCAGGTCCAAGCCCTCGACCAGGCGCCGCAGCTGGGCAGCCACCCGTACGGCCAGACCATCGCGTCACACGACCAGAAGAGCGCCACTGACGCCGAGGGTTCGGCAAGGGCCGTGCTGGACCAGCTCAAGCAGGTCGCCACGCAGGCCGACGAGGCGCTCGCCCGGGCGGCTGGCCTGTACAAGGAAACGGAGAACCAAGCCTTCTCCTCACTCCGGACCGGTCAGGCCTGAGGTAATGACAAAACTGTTCGTTCGTGTTGTTCTTCCGCTCGCGGTCGGCGGGGCATTGCTGGCCGGGTGCACCAGCACCCAGGGCGGGACCGCGTCGCCCGCCCAGACACCTTCGGCCACCGATTCCGGAGCACCGGAGACCTCTTCGTCCTCTTCCGGCGGCGGAACCGAGTCGATCACCGACCCTTGCTCGCTCCTCGAGGTGGGCGATCTGGGCAGCTACGGCGAGTTCAACGCTCCGGTGAACAAGACGCTCGGCAGCGCCAGATCGTGCAGCTACCAGAAGAAGATCGCGTCGGCGAGTGACAAGGGCATGGTGATCGGCACGAACGTCCGCGATGACGCGTCGGTCGACCAGGTGCGGGACACCGGCCGCGGGGTGACCGACAAGGACGTCAACGGCCGTCGTGCGAAGGAAGCGCCTGATGGAGCCGCTCCGGGGTGCACGCTCGGACTGGCCGTCGGCGATTCGTCGCGAGTGGACGTGGCGGTCACAGCGGTCGACTCGTCGGACGAGGCTTGCCAGATCGCCGAGGCGGTGGCCAAGGCCGCTGTCGAACCGCGGTTGCCGAAGGGATAGGGGACCCAGATGAGCACGCGACAGCAGCCTCCGGCGCCGAAGACGCCGGACAAGACGCCGCAGCAGGTCCAGGACATGGCGCCCGCCGAGCGGGACGCCTACCTGCAGCAGAAGGCCGACGAGGGTGTAGACCCCGGCAACTGGCTCTTCGGGCCTCTTCAGCAGTGGATCGCGCAGGAGAAGGCCAAGAACCAGTCCCAGGAACTCGGGGACAAGAACGTCGCGGAGGCCACCAAAGGCCGTGACGTCGACTACGTCGCCGGCCTGAACGCCCCGAACGCGGACTACAAGGGCAGCGACCACGCGCAGCTCCAGGCGTACCTGCAGAGCAACTTGAACGTCGATCAGGTTTCCGACGTCTCGACCGCGTACCACGAGGTCGGCAAGGTCTTCGACAAGTTCTCCACGTCGATGAACACCGCGGTGAACGCGTCCAAGGGCACGTGGGAAGGCGGCGCGGCCGAGAACGCGCAGTCCTACTTCACCAGCCTCGGCAAGTGGTCCGACGCCAACTCGCAGAACGCGAAGCTGGCCTCGGAGACCATCTACGACCAGGGCCAAGCCGCTTCCACGGCCAAGAACTCGATGCCCGCCCCCATCCCGTTCAGCTGGACCGACGAGATGAAGAACTGGGCGACGTCCAACCCGTTCAGCCTGCCGGACAACGTCGACAAGTCGTTGCAGAAGCAGAAGGACAGCCAGGCGGCGCACGACCAGGCCGCCAGCGTGATGTCGACCTACGACAAGAACCTCTACGAGGCCGCGTCGAAGCAGCCCGCCTTCGCGCCGCCGCCCAGCTTCAGCACCGGGGGTGGCAGCGGTGACCCCAACGGGGGCGATGACAAGGGCGGGATCAACAACCCGTCGAGTGTCAACGTGCCCGGCTCCAGCTCCGTGAACACGCCGGGCGGCAGCAGCAACTTCACCAGTGGCAACGTCCCGGGCGGCAACACCCCCGGCGCCAACGTCACGCCGCACTTCTCCGGGCCCGGCTCGACCACCGGTGCCGGGATCCTGCCCGCCGGCACGACCACGCCGTCCGGGTTCCAGCCCGGCGGGGTGCCCACCGGGTCGGCCGGCAACCCGAACACGTCCATGGGTGGCATGCCGATGAGCCCGATGCCGATGGGCGGCGGTGGTATGGGCGGCTTCGGCGGAGACGAGGCCTACAACTCCAAGCTCGGTGGCGGCGCGGGCGGCAGTGGCGGTGGCCGCGGCGGTTCCGGTTTCGGTCCCGGCGGCGCCGGCGCCGGCAGCTCGACCGGCGCGGGCGCCGCCTCGGGTGCGGCCCGGCCGGGTGGCATCGGCGCGGCCGAAGCGGCCGCGGGGCGCGGCATGGGTGGCCTCGGCTCGGGCAGCGGCGCGGCGGGCCGCGGCGGGATGGGCGCGGGCGGCATGGGCCGCGGCCAGAAGGGCGAGGGCGACGAGGACACGGAGCACTCGCGCCCGACGTACCTGGTCGAGGGTGACCCCGACGAGGTCTTCGGCACCGACATGCGCACGGCTCCGCCGGTCATCGGCGAATAACAGCGACACGAAACGCCCCGCACCTGGTGCGGGGCGTTTTCGCGTCCACGCTGGTCACGGAACCAGTAACCTTCCCCGCGCGTCGGACTGCGGGGAGGCCGGGATGACACCTGAGGAATGGCTGGCGAACTTCGAGACGAAGATCGCCGACGTCCGCGAGAAGGCCGAAGAGTTCCGCGTCGGGCTCGAAGCCGCCGGCACGACCGTCACTTCGCCCGACGGGACGATCCACGTCGGGGTCGCGCCCAACGGTTCGCTGACCGACCTGCGGCTCACCGACTCCGCGATCGCGGGCAAGTCCGGGGCCAAGCTCGCCGAGGAGATCCTCAAGCTCGCCCGCAAGGCGCAGCGCGACGCCGCGGTCAACGTCGCGGCCGCGTTCGCGCCGCTGGGCGGGGACTCCGAGGCCATGCACATGGTCACCGGCTACGTCCCGCCGGCGGAACCCGAGGAGCCACCGGCGCCCGAGCCGATCCGCGAACGACGGCTCTGGCAGCACGAAGAGCCGGAAACGCCACCGCCACCGCCACGCCGTCCGACGCGCCCGCCGCGCGACGACGATGACGACTTCGGCGGCTCCGCGATCATGCGCCGCGACTGAGGGGACTTCGGACATGACCACCGCCACTTCCGGGGCCGGTGTCTTCGACACCTACGCCGGGCTCGTCGACTCCGTCACCGCCGACTCGGAGTCCGAGGGCCAACGCGTCCTCGACGTCTCCATCAGCGCGGCCGGCGCGGTCGTCGACACCGTCGGCGCCGCCATCGACCCGCTCGGCGCCGTCCTCAACGCCGGCGTCGGCTGGCTGCTGGAGCACATCAGCTTCCTGCGCGAGCCGCTGGACGCCCTGCTCGGCAACCCCGACGAGATCAACGCGAACGTCGACCAGCTCAAGTCCGCCGCGGCCGAGATGCACACGCTCGCCCAGGAACACCGGGACGACCTGCGCAGCGTCGCCGAATGGACCGGCCAGGCCGCCGACGCCTACCGCGACAGCCTCACGAAGATGGCCGAGGAGCTGGAGTCGCTCGGCAAGACGCTCGACGGGACCGCCGCGGTGGCCGGCATCTCCGGCATGCTCGTCACGACGTTGCGCGGCATCGTCTTCGGGCTGATCTCGTCGGTGATCGCCGAGCTGATCCGGGACGCGCTGATCGCGGCCGCCTCGGCGGTGTGCACCTTCGGCGGCTCGATCGCCGCGTTCTGCGGGGTCGCGTCGGCCCGCGCCGCGGCGACGGCGTCGAAGATCGCCGGCAAGATCAGCAAGCTCCTCGAAGGCTTCGGGCGCCAGGGCGGCCGGCTGGCCAAGCTCCTCGAAGCCATGGAGAAGCTCACCACGGGCCTCGACCGGTTCTCCACGGTCGGCGGGCTCGCGATGGGCGCGTACCAGGCCGCCAAGCCGTACGACACCCAGCAGCCGGCGGAGGCGTGATGGCGACCCACCACACCAGCACTCCGCACCACACGAGCACGCCGCACCACACCCCGGACGTCTCGCCGGCGCACCACGAGACGTCGAGCCCGCACCCGGCCGAGCCACGTCCGGCGGCGGGTGGCGGCCACGGCGGCGGGTACGCCCTGCACACGGAGTCCCTGGGCACCATGGAGGGCCACCTCGGCCGGACGAAGGACAAGGTGCACGCGGTCGGCCGGACCGTCTCCGGCGCGAACTTCGGCGCCCAGTCGATGGGCCTGGTCGGGTCCACGATGACCGGCACGCTCAACACCACCGTCTCGGCGGCCAAGGAGCACGTCACCCGCGCGGGCAAGGCGGTCGAGGACGCCGGCACCCGCACCAAGGCGGTCCGCGAGCACTACCAGACCACCGAGGCGAACGCGGCGGACACGATGACCGCGGCCGGCAAGCGCGTCGACGCGCCCACGGAGAAGACCGCGGCGGCCGGTTCGGGCGGCGGCGGAACCCCGCCGCCCGGCGCGAACCCGCCCCACCCGCCGGACGACCCCGGCGGCATGCACAACAACCAGGGCCACCACGCCACCGACGACGAGCTGCGCGGCCAGTACACCCGCGACTCGATGCAGACGCGCCCGACGTCCACGGACGACCAGATCCGCGGCGCGGCAAGCAGGTTGGGCTACGACCCGGACCGCCACCTGGCGATGACCCTGCAACCGGTCACGGACCTCACCCATGCCCAACGCGCCGAAATCGTGGCGGTGCGCAACGAACTGAAGGCCAACCCGGGCGAGCTCATGACGAAGGTCGTGAAGCCGGAGATCGGCGAGGCCACGCTCGCCAACCAGACCACATACGTCGATCGCCACTCCGGGGCGACTGAGACCAATTACCCCACCTCAGTGGCCGGGTCGATCGCCCGCGGCAGCGACAGTGCGCAGTACGGGACTCCTCAGGAATTCCGGGACAGGCTCGCACTCGACGACGAAGGGGCCGGGTGGACCCCGATCAAGGCGGGCGCCGGTGAGGCTTACCAGCTGCGCTTCCCCGCGTTGGACGAAAGCAAGGCCATGGAGATCAGCTACGGCGGCACGGATCCGGTGACGGCCCACGAGATGCAATCGCTGTCCGGACAGCAGGGACCCCGTGAGCTGAAGCCGCCGTTCCTCGGAAC
This genomic window contains:
- a CDS encoding YbaB/EbfC family nucleoid-associated protein, with the protein product MTPEEWLANFETKIADVREKAEEFRVGLEAAGTTVTSPDGTIHVGVAPNGSLTDLRLTDSAIAGKSGAKLAEEILKLARKAQRDAAVNVAAAFAPLGGDSEAMHMVTGYVPPAEPEEPPAPEPIRERRLWQHEEPETPPPPPRRPTRPPRDDDDDFGGSAIMRRD
- a CDS encoding WXG100 family type VII secretion target, coding for MTTATSGAGVFDTYAGLVDSVTADSESEGQRVLDVSISAAGAVVDTVGAAIDPLGAVLNAGVGWLLEHISFLREPLDALLGNPDEINANVDQLKSAAAEMHTLAQEHRDDLRSVAEWTGQAADAYRDSLTKMAEELESLGKTLDGTAAVAGISGMLVTTLRGIVFGLISSVIAELIRDALIAAASAVCTFGGSIAAFCGVASARAAATASKIAGKISKLLEGFGRQGGRLAKLLEAMEKLTTGLDRFSTVGGLAMGAYQAAKPYDTQQPAEA